The following proteins come from a genomic window of Nothobranchius furzeri strain GRZ-AD chromosome 1, NfurGRZ-RIMD1, whole genome shotgun sequence:
- the LOC139061571 gene encoding T-cell surface antigen CD2-like isoform X2 has translation MKAGLLLLLLLLMMMMMGVFQAVETFCDGRQDGVQCVGALGGAVDIQLVDNAAEIPRLEWKKEGPMIVRWISKNNKTIIRDNRVTFIPSTGTVRINNLIRNDSGQYELGTFDSDGRSTAERTLLLSVEAGVSSVQLVSECWSQGQMQVSCSSEEGDSPQYSWTLDGHTLTDSELFSGNNQTNIIILRQNISGRLVCSVRNRVSESSREKDISTCGPPSPLLICGLRFLLVVLLLLSICLYFTWRKKKDEKDKSSADSEDRDNSVMMVEMSSAS, from the exons ATGAAGGCtggactgctgctgctgctgctgctgctgatgatgatgatgatgggggtCTTTCAGG CTGTAGAAACTTTCTGTGACGGCAGACAGGATGGAGTTCAGTGTGTCGGAGCTTTAGGAGGAGCTGTGGACATCCAGCTGGTGGACAACGCTGCAGAGATACCCAGATTAGAATGGAAAAAGGAAGGCCCGATGATAGTCCGGTGGAtaagtaaaaataataaaactatCATAAGGGACAACAGAGTCACTTTTATTCCCAGTACTGGAACAGTTAGGATCAATAACCTGATCAGGAATGACAGTGGACAATATGAACTTGGGACCTTTGATTCAGACGGACGTTCAACAGCAGAGAGGACTCTACTGTTGTCTGTTGAAG CTGGTGTGTCGTCTGTCCAGCTGGTCTCTGAGTGTTGGTCCCAGGGACAGATGCAGGTGTCCTGCTCCTCTGAGGAAGGGGACAGTCCTCAGTACAGCTGGACTCTGGATGGACACACACTGACAGACTCTGAGCTCTTCTCTGGAAATAATCAGACTAACATCATCATTCTGAGACAAAATATCTCAGGACGTCTGGTCTGTTCAGTCAGGAACCGAGTCAGTGAGTCCTCCAGAGAAAAGGACATATCTACCTGTG GGCCTCCTTCACCTTTACTCATATGTGGATTACGATTTCTCCTGGTTGTTCTCCTGCTCCTCAGCATCTGTCTCTATTTCACTTGGAGgaaaaagaaagatgaaaaaGATAAAAGTTCTGCAGACTCAGAGGATCGAGACAACTCTGTGATGATGGTTGAAATGAGTTCTGCTTCTTAA
- the LOC139061571 gene encoding T-cell surface antigen CD2-like isoform X1, whose product MKAGLLLLLLLLMMMMMGVFQAVETFCDGRQDGVQCVGALGGAVDIQLVDNAAEIPRLEWKKEGPMIVRWISKNNKTIIRDNRVTFIPSTGTVRINNLIRNDSGQYELGTFDSDGRSTAERTLLLSVEAGVSSVQLVSECWSQGQMQVSCSSEEGDSPQYSWTLDGHTLTDSELFSGNNQTNIIILRQNISGRLVCSVRNRVSESSREKDISTCGFIFINCTSNGTHISEWVFRENNTLCVEPTPAPTAVTHTGGPPSPLLICGLRFLLVVLLLLSICLYFTWRKKKDEKDKSSADSEDRDNSVMMVEMSSAS is encoded by the exons ATGAAGGCtggactgctgctgctgctgctgctgctgatgatgatgatgatgggggtCTTTCAGG CTGTAGAAACTTTCTGTGACGGCAGACAGGATGGAGTTCAGTGTGTCGGAGCTTTAGGAGGAGCTGTGGACATCCAGCTGGTGGACAACGCTGCAGAGATACCCAGATTAGAATGGAAAAAGGAAGGCCCGATGATAGTCCGGTGGAtaagtaaaaataataaaactatCATAAGGGACAACAGAGTCACTTTTATTCCCAGTACTGGAACAGTTAGGATCAATAACCTGATCAGGAATGACAGTGGACAATATGAACTTGGGACCTTTGATTCAGACGGACGTTCAACAGCAGAGAGGACTCTACTGTTGTCTGTTGAAG CTGGTGTGTCGTCTGTCCAGCTGGTCTCTGAGTGTTGGTCCCAGGGACAGATGCAGGTGTCCTGCTCCTCTGAGGAAGGGGACAGTCCTCAGTACAGCTGGACTCTGGATGGACACACACTGACAGACTCTGAGCTCTTCTCTGGAAATAATCAGACTAACATCATCATTCTGAGACAAAATATCTCAGGACGTCTGGTCTGTTCAGTCAGGAACCGAGTCAGTGAGTCCTCCAGAGAAAAGGACATATCTACCTGTG GCTTCATTTTCATTAACTGCACTTCCAATGGGACTCACATATCTGAGTGGGTGTTTAGAGAAAATAACACTCTGTGTGTAGAACCAACACCAGCCCCTACAGCAGTAACACACACTGGGG GGCCTCCTTCACCTTTACTCATATGTGGATTACGATTTCTCCTGGTTGTTCTCCTGCTCCTCAGCATCTGTCTCTATTTCACTTGGAGgaaaaagaaagatgaaaaaGATAAAAGTTCTGCAGACTCAGAGGATCGAGACAACTCTGTGATGATGGTTGAAATGAGTTCTGCTTCTTAA